A region from the Malus domestica chromosome 07, GDT2T_hap1 genome encodes:
- the LOC103439408 gene encoding LOW QUALITY PROTEIN: cytochrome P450 78A9 (The sequence of the model RefSeq protein was modified relative to this genomic sequence to represent the inferred CDS: substituted 3 bases at 3 genomic stop codons), whose amino-acid sequence MKTEIEIERLWVFALTAKCRAFFPESIACMLLIVSLTWLLISLIYWSHPGGPAXGRNIKIIGPFSKRPTIPGPRGLPLIGSMSLMTSLAHCKIASAAQSLHATRLMAFSLGQTRVIVTCHPDVAREILNSSVFADHPVKESAYSLMFNRAIGFAPNGVYXRTLRCISAAHLFSPKKIKAAEAQRRDIASQMTVMFETHEEKLAVCNVIKWASLNNMMCFVFGRKYELEVGAAVDSEVEELKGLVDEGYDLLGMLNWSNHLPWLADFDAQKIRFRCSNLVPKVNRFISRIISKHRTGLKFEKDEKAPNFVDVLISLQGIDKLSDTDMIVVLWEMIFRGTNTVAVLIEWILARMVLHPVVQSTIHDELDKVVGRXRAVEETDISPLVYLTAVVKEVLRMHPPGPLLSWARLAITDTMIDGYHVPAGTTTMVNMWEISRDLEFWPDPLQFKPERFMPREGEHEFLVFGSDLRLAPFGSGRQTCPGKAMGLTTVTFWVASLLHEYEWQPSDGNTVDLSEVLRLSCEMASPLVAKVRPRRSRVTITH is encoded by the exons ATGAAAACAGAGATAGAGATAGAAAGGCTATGGGTATTTGCCCTGACTGCCAAATGCAGAGCTTTCTTTCCTGAAAGCATTGCATGCATGCTTCTCATCGTTTCCCTCACATGGCTTCTCATCTCCTTAATTTACTGGTCTCACCCGGGAGGCCCAGCCTAAGGCCGCAACATCAAAATAATCGGTCCCTTTTCCAAAAGGCCCACAATTCCGGGGCCCAGAGGCCTGCCTCTCATAGGCAGCATGTCCCTAATGACCTCCCTGGCCCATTGCAAAATCGCCTCCGCTGCCCAATCCCTCCACGCCACGCGACTCATGGCCTTCAGCCTCGGCCAAACCAGAGTCATCGTCACGTGCCACCCCGACGTCGCCAGAGAAATCCTCAACAGTTCCGTCTTCGCCGACCACCCCGTCAAGGAATCCGCCTACTCCCTCATGTTCAACCGGGCCATCGGGTTCGCCCCCAACGGCGTCTACTAGCGGACCCTCAGGTGTATCTCCGCCGCCCACCTCTTCTCCCCCAAGAAAATCAAGGCCGCTGAGGCCCAGAGAAGGGACATAGCTTCTCAAATGACGGTAATGTTCGAGACCCACGAGGAGAAATTGGCCGTTTGTAATGTGATCAAGTGGGCGTCGCTGAACAACATGATGTGCTTTGTTTTTGGCCGGAAGTACGAGCTCGAAGTCGGTGCTGCCGTGGACAGTGAAGTCGAAGAGCTCAAAGGGTTGGTAGACGAAGGCTACGATTTGTTGGGTATGTTAAATTGGTCCAATCATCTTCCCTGGTTGGCCGATTTTGATGCCCAGAAAATCCGGTTCAGATGCTCCAATCTCGTCCCCAAAGTGAACCGTTTCATCTCAAGAATCATTTCCAAGCACCGAACCGGTCTGAAATTCGAAAAAGATGAAAAGGCCCCTAACTTTGTCGACGTTCTTATTTCCCTCCAAGGAATCGATAAGTTGTCCGACACCGATATGATCGTCGTCCTTTGG GAAATGATATTTAGAGGGACGAACACCGTGGCGGTTCTGATCGAGTGGATTCTAGCAAGGATGGTACTGCACCCTGTTGTTCAATCGACGATCCATGATGAGCTAGATAAAGTGGTTGGAAGGTAGCGAGCCGTCGAGGAGACGGATATCTCCCCGCTGGTGTATCTAACGGCTGTGGTAAAAGAGGTCTTGAGGATGCACCCACCGGGCCCACTTTTATCTTGGGCCCGCCTGGCGATCACTGATACAATGATTGATGGATATCATGTGCCCGCAGGGACCACAACCATGGTGAATATGTGGGAAATCTCTCGGGACCTAGAGTTTTGGCCGGACCCACTACAGTTTAAGCCCGAGAGGTTTATGCCTCGGGAGGGAGAACATGAGTTTTTGGTTTTCGGGTCGGATCTTAGGCTTGCGCCGTTTGGGTCGGGTAGGCAGACTTGCCCGGGAAAGGCTATGGGATTGACCACGGTGACGTTTTGGGTGGCGTCGCTTTTACACGAGTATGAGTGGCAGCCGTCGGATGGGAATACCGTGGACTTATCGGAGGTTCTAAGGCTGTCATGTGAGATGGCTAGCCCTCTGGTTGCTAAAGTGCGCCCAAGGCGTAGTAGGGTAACCATAACTCACTAA